Proteins from a single region of Strix uralensis isolate ZFMK-TIS-50842 chromosome 12, bStrUra1, whole genome shotgun sequence:
- the DHODH gene encoding dihydroorotate dehydrogenase (quinone), mitochondrial isoform X3, with product MIGAGGRKCPSTCQAEAMVAPLRGRLLAVALGGCGLLLGSALAAGDERLYAAVMPALRALPPEAAHGLALRAAALGLLPPARPDGPALEVRVLGQRFRNPVGLAAGFDKQGEAVDGLYKMGFGFVEVGTVTPQPQEGNPRPRVFRLAEDEAVINRYGFNSHGHIAVERRLRARQETQLRLTGEGMPLGVNLGKNKSSTDAAADYVAGVRTLGPLADYLVVNVSSPNTPGLRDLQGKAELQDLLTKVLAERDALPCERKPSVLVKIAPDLTAQDKRDIASVVCELGVDGLIVSNTTVSRPSSLQSRQRTEPGGLSGKPLRELSTQTVREMYTLTQGRVPIIGAGGVSSGRDALEKIRAGASLVQMYTALVYHGPLVVGMVKRELEELLREQGFKNVMEAVGADHRQ from the exons ATGATCGGGGCGGGCGGCCGGAAGTGCCCGTCCACGTGTCAGGCCGAGGCGATGGTGGCGCCGCTGCGC GGGCGGCTGCTGGCGGTGGCGCTGGGCGGCTGCGGGCTGCTGCTGGGCTCGGCGCTGGCGGCGGGCGACGAGCGGCTCTACGCGGCGGTGATGCCCGCGCTCCGCGCCCTCCCCCCCGAGGCCGCCCACGGCCTGGCCCTGCGCGCCGCTGCTCTCGGACTGCTGCCACCCGCCCGTCCCGACGGCCCCGCGCTG GAGGTGCGAGTTCTCGGGCAGCGGTTCCGCAACCCCGTAGGCCTGGCGGCCGGCTTCGACAAGCAGGGCGAGGCTGTGGACGGGCTGTACAAGATGGGGTTTGGCTTTGTAGAAGTGGGGACTGTCAcgccccagccccaggaggggAACCCCAGGCCCAGGGTCTTCCGGCTGGCGGAGGACGAGGCGGTCATTAACAG GTACGGATTCAACAGCCACGGCCACATTGCAGTGGAGCGCAGGCTGCGGGCCCGCCAGGAGACGCAGCTCAGGCTCACTGGTG AGGGAATGCCGCTCGGAGTCAACCTGGGCAAGAACAAGAGCTCTACCGATGCTGCAGCTGACTATGTGGCTGGAGTCCGGACACTGGGCCCTTTGGCTGACTACCTGGTGGTGAATGTGTCCAGCCCAAACACCCCAGGGCTGCGGGACCTGCAGGGCAAGGCTGAGCTGCAGGACCTGCTGACCAAG GTGCTGGCGGAGAGGGACGCACTGCCCTGCGAGCGCAAGCCGTCTGTGCTGGTGAAGATCGCCCCTGACCTCACCGCGCAGGACAAGCGGGACATCGCGAGTGTCGTCTGCGAG CTCGGTGTGGACGGGCTGATTGTCAGCAACACCACCGTGAGCCGGCCCAGCAGCCTCCAGAGCCGGCAGCGCACGGAGCCCGGGGGCCTCAGCGGGAAGCCACTGCGGGAGCTCTCCACGCAGACTGTCAGGGAGATGTACACCCTCACCCAGG GCCGGGTGCCCATCATCGGGGCAGGCGGGGTGAGCAGCGGGCGCGACGCCCTGGAGAAGATCCGTGCTGGAGCCTCGCTCGTGCAGATGTACACGGCGCTCGTGTACCACGGGCCGCTGGTGGTCGGGATGGTGAAGCGGGAGCTAGAGGAGCTGCTGAG